One window of Fusobacterium polymorphum genomic DNA carries:
- the priA gene encoding replication restart helicase PriA — protein sequence MQYFDIYIDSMKGIYTYSDKNDEFEVGENVIVPFRNIKKSGFIIRKNLKESFEFKVLNISSKVKNSLKLSNEQIKLIEWMVDYYLASYDSVIKAMIPKKIKISYNNIYIINLDRLNILSEYLDNEIINHIFSLATISYNTVKSKFKKPIIDNLINKVFLYKDANNICVNMEKFFKLKEENKEIFEYFYKKTIIKKEKLEEKFKKNDIKELEEKEILKIEASISEKKDYSSDNIEKVSKNKSLLNEKQLAIKENIEKSIKKYFLLKGVTGSGKTEIYIELIKKAFFEGYGSIFLVPEISLTPQMVERFQSEFKNNIAILHSSLNDIERAKEWESIYTGKKKIVLGVRSAIFSPVKNLKYIILDEEHEATYKQDSSPRYNAKYVAIKRCLDEDAKLILGSATPSIESYYYAKTGIYELLSLEDRYGNAQMPDIQVVDMKQEDDLFFSKALLEEIKNTLLKNEQVILLLNRKGYSTYIQCKDCGYVEECDNCSIKMSYYKSTNKYKCNYCGKQIYYTGKCTKCGSTNLIHSGKGIERIEEELKKYFDVPMIKVDSELSRNKDYFSKIYKDFSDKKYSILIGTQIIAKGLHFPNVTLVGVINSDIILNFPDFRSGEKTFQLLTQVSGRAGRGDKKGKVIIQTYEPENNVIKDSKEENYDLFYEKEISSRKVFSYPPFSKILNIGFSSEDEARLLDISKKFYDEIKSENIELYGPMPSMVYKVQKRFRMNIFAKGSKKKIDKFKLFLKRKLNEFNDTKVRIVVDIDPINMM from the coding sequence ATGCAATACTTTGATATTTATATAGACTCAATGAAAGGAATATATACTTACTCTGATAAAAATGATGAATTTGAAGTTGGAGAAAATGTTATTGTCCCTTTTAGAAATATTAAAAAATCAGGTTTTATAATAAGAAAAAATTTAAAAGAGAGTTTTGAATTCAAAGTATTGAATATTTCATCTAAGGTAAAAAATTCATTAAAATTATCAAATGAACAAATAAAACTTATAGAATGGATGGTTGATTATTACCTAGCTTCCTATGATAGTGTAATAAAAGCTATGATACCAAAAAAAATAAAAATATCATACAACAATATTTACATTATTAATCTTGATAGACTTAATATTTTAAGTGAATATTTGGATAATGAGATAATTAATCATATTTTTTCTTTGGCAACAATTTCATATAATACAGTTAAAAGTAAATTTAAAAAACCTATTATTGATAATTTAATAAATAAAGTTTTTTTATATAAAGATGCTAATAATATTTGTGTAAATATGGAAAAGTTTTTTAAATTAAAAGAAGAAAATAAAGAAATATTTGAATATTTCTATAAAAAGACTATTATAAAAAAAGAAAAATTAGAAGAAAAATTTAAAAAAAATGATATAAAAGAATTAGAAGAAAAAGAAATATTAAAAATAGAAGCTAGTATTAGTGAAAAAAAAGACTATAGTTCAGATAATATAGAAAAAGTTTCTAAAAATAAAAGTCTTTTAAATGAAAAACAGTTAGCTATAAAAGAAAATATAGAGAAATCTATTAAAAAATACTTTCTTTTAAAAGGAGTTACAGGCTCAGGAAAAACAGAAATTTATATAGAGCTTATTAAAAAGGCTTTCTTTGAAGGTTATGGGAGTATATTTCTAGTTCCAGAAATTTCATTAACTCCACAGATGGTTGAAAGATTTCAATCTGAATTTAAAAATAATATTGCTATATTACATAGTAGTCTAAATGATATAGAAAGAGCTAAAGAATGGGAAAGTATTTATACTGGTAAAAAGAAGATAGTTTTAGGTGTTAGATCTGCTATTTTTTCACCAGTAAAAAACTTAAAATATATCATTTTAGATGAAGAACATGAAGCTACATACAAGCAAGATAGTAGTCCAAGATATAATGCTAAGTATGTAGCTATAAAAAGATGTCTTGATGAGGATGCCAAGTTAATTTTAGGCTCTGCCACTCCTTCTATTGAAAGTTATTATTATGCCAAAACTGGAATCTATGAACTTTTAAGTTTAGAAGATAGATATGGTAATGCTCAAATGCCTGATATACAGGTAGTGGATATGAAACAAGAAGATGATTTATTTTTTAGTAAAGCACTTCTTGAAGAAATAAAAAATACTCTATTAAAAAATGAACAAGTTATATTACTACTTAATAGAAAAGGCTATTCTACATATATTCAATGTAAAGATTGTGGCTATGTTGAAGAATGTGATAACTGTTCAATTAAGATGAGTTACTATAAAAGTACAAATAAATATAAGTGTAATTATTGTGGAAAGCAAATTTATTATACTGGGAAATGTACAAAGTGTGGAAGTACAAATTTAATTCACAGTGGTAAAGGTATTGAAAGAATTGAAGAAGAATTAAAAAAATATTTTGATGTTCCTATGATAAAAGTTGATAGTGAATTATCAAGAAATAAAGATTATTTTTCAAAAATATATAAAGATTTCTCTGATAAAAAATATAGTATTCTAATAGGGACTCAAATTATAGCTAAGGGTTTACATTTTCCTAATGTAACTTTAGTAGGTGTAATAAATTCTGATATAATTTTGAATTTTCCTGATTTTAGATCAGGAGAAAAAACTTTTCAATTATTGACCCAAGTTTCTGGTAGAGCAGGACGTGGAGATAAAAAAGGAAAGGTTATTATTCAAACTTATGAGCCAGAAAATAATGTAATAAAAGATAGTAAAGAAGAAAATTATGATTTATTCTATGAAAAAGAAATAAGTTCAAGAAAAGTTTTTTCTTATCCACCTTTTTCAAAAATTTTGAATATAGGTTTTAGTTCAGAAGATGAAGCTAGACTTTTAGATATATCTAAAAAATTTTATGATGAAATAAAATCAGAAAATATAGAATTGTATGGTCCCATGCCAAGTATGGTATATAAGGTTCAAAAAAGATTTAGAATGAATATTTTTGCAAAAGGTAGTAAAAAGAAAATTGATAAATTTAAACTATTTTTAAAGAGAAAATTAAATGAATTTAACGATACAAAAGTTAGAATAGTTGTTGATATAGATCCAATTAATATGATGTAG
- a CDS encoding penicillin-binding protein: MQKKIKIGGILFLLFVLSVSGYLIYNKSFFLLTLFLFSIVYLVFSIAVVSNWGEKQLFAKRSSIMLLIILFFLIVYALRLLGIQYLQKSKYVALMNEQLLSINKEIGQRGLIYDNKGKKLAFNNRKYTISINPSLLNDEKIHNEIIKDIVAIRDSKIVKLEDNVLENLLKLASEGNKYKRLVKDIDDDQKAQIDELLASIERTKVKGSPKYKTVLQFEKSIERKYYKQDEYEKLIGMVRFTEESRDERLGISGLEKEYQNYLVEKKRDIPKLYGLNKKNILALSKETLFSDLNGKNLYLTIDADLNFILNDEIKEQFKNTNAYEAYGLIMDPNSGKILAVAAFSKDKNLLRNNIFQSQYEPGSIFKPLIVAAAMNEKFINENTKFDVGDGKIQRFKKTIRESSRSTRGVITTREVIMKSSNVGMVLISDYFTNALFEEYLKAFGLYDKTGVDFPNELKPYTSSYKNWDGLKKNNMAFGQGVVITPIQMITAFSAVVNGGTLYKPYLVEKITDSEGTVIMRNTPTAVRKVISEEVSEKMRSILEDTVDKGTGKRARIEGYAVGGKTGTAQLSAGKSGYIRNEYLSSFIGFFPADKPKYVVMAMFMRPQADIQANKFGGVVAAPVVGNVIRRIIKEEEGFAKNVETINVSSSKEETEENVKSSLDAISYEDVMPDLEGMSPQEVLAIFKETDIDIEVTGTGLVEEQIPAAGDSLKNVKKVKIILK; this comes from the coding sequence GTGCAGAAGAAAATTAAAATAGGTGGAATCCTATTTTTACTATTTGTTCTAAGTGTATCTGGATATCTTATTTACAATAAAAGTTTTTTTCTTCTAACACTTTTCTTATTTTCAATAGTATATCTTGTTTTCTCTATTGCGGTAGTCAGCAACTGGGGAGAAAAACAATTATTTGCAAAGAGAAGTAGTATAATGTTGTTAATTATACTCTTTTTTCTAATTGTTTATGCACTTAGATTACTTGGAATCCAATATCTTCAAAAATCTAAGTATGTTGCTCTTATGAATGAACAACTGTTAAGTATTAACAAAGAAATTGGACAAAGAGGTTTAATATATGATAATAAAGGAAAAAAGCTTGCCTTTAATAATAGAAAATATACAATTTCTATAAATCCCTCTCTTTTAAATGATGAGAAAATACATAATGAAATTATTAAGGATATTGTAGCTATAAGAGATAGTAAAATAGTAAAATTAGAAGATAATGTATTAGAAAATTTATTAAAATTAGCTAGTGAAGGAAATAAATATAAAAGGCTTGTTAAGGATATAGATGATGATCAAAAAGCTCAAATAGATGAGTTATTAGCAAGTATTGAAAGAACTAAAGTTAAGGGAAGTCCTAAATATAAAACAGTTTTACAATTTGAAAAATCTATTGAAAGAAAATATTATAAACAAGATGAATATGAAAAATTAATAGGTATGGTAAGATTCACAGAAGAATCTAGAGATGAAAGATTAGGTATTTCTGGTTTAGAAAAAGAATATCAAAATTATTTAGTTGAAAAGAAAAGAGATATTCCAAAACTTTATGGATTGAATAAAAAAAATATCTTAGCTCTTTCAAAAGAAACTTTATTTTCAGATTTAAATGGAAAAAATCTTTATTTAACAATAGATGCAGACTTAAATTTTATTTTAAATGATGAAATAAAAGAACAATTCAAAAATACTAATGCTTATGAAGCTTATGGACTTATTATGGATCCTAATAGTGGGAAAATTTTGGCAGTAGCTGCTTTTTCAAAAGATAAAAATTTATTAAGAAACAATATATTCCAAAGCCAATATGAACCTGGTTCAATATTTAAACCTCTTATTGTTGCAGCAGCAATGAATGAGAAATTTATAAATGAAAATACTAAATTTGATGTTGGTGATGGAAAAATCCAAAGATTCAAAAAAACAATCAGAGAAAGCAGTAGATCTACAAGAGGGGTTATAACTACAAGAGAAGTTATAATGAAGTCAAGTAATGTTGGGATGGTACTTATTAGTGACTATTTTACTAATGCTCTTTTTGAAGAATATTTAAAAGCTTTTGGTCTATATGATAAAACAGGAGTAGATTTTCCAAATGAATTGAAACCATATACAAGTTCATATAAAAACTGGGATGGTTTAAAGAAAAATAATATGGCATTTGGTCAAGGAGTTGTAATTACACCTATTCAAATGATAACTGCATTCTCTGCTGTTGTAAATGGCGGAACATTATATAAGCCATATTTAGTTGAAAAGATAACTGATAGTGAAGGAACTGTTATTATGAGAAATACCCCTACTGCTGTTAGAAAAGTTATATCAGAAGAAGTATCTGAAAAAATGAGAAGTATTTTAGAAGATACTGTTGATAAAGGAACTGGGAAAAGAGCCCGTATTGAAGGATATGCAGTTGGAGGAAAAACAGGAACTGCTCAATTAAGTGCTGGAAAATCAGGATATATTAGAAATGAGTATTTATCTTCATTTATTGGATTTTTCCCAGCTGATAAACCAAAATATGTCGTAATGGCAATGTTTATGAGACCTCAAGCTGATATACAGGCTAATAAGTTTGGTGGAGTTGTTGCTGCACCAGTTGTTGGTAATGTTATTAGAAGAATTATTAAAGAAGAAGAAGGCTTTGCTAAGAATGTTGAAACTATAAATGTTTCAAGTTCAAAAGAAGAAACTGAAGAAAATGTAAAATCTAGCCTAGATGCTATAAGTTATGAAGATGTAATGCCAGATTTAGAAGGTATGAGTCCTCAAGAAGTTTTAGCGATTTTTAAAGAAACAGATATAGATATAGAAGTTACTGGAACAGGACTTGTTGAGGAACAAATACCAGCTGCTGGGGATAGCTTAAAAAATGTTAAAAAAGTAAAAATTATATTGAAATAA
- a CDS encoding YihY/virulence factor BrkB family protein yields MKNLFENFGSKKFNTKNLKLMLKRAYEKYQSANSSFWVTSLSFYTILAIVPMLAILVSLSSWFGAEDYIINHIKDIAPLKGETLELLTDFSNNLLMDARSGVLAGVGFLFLGWTFIQMFSLIEESFNEIWHIKKSRSLIRKISDYISFFIFLPLLFITLNGLILFLLSKIKEIVFLYYIVKNIFPLISMTIFFMALYLVMPNTMVKVLPAFIASIIVSIAFLLFQYIFILLQFLLIGYNTIYGGFSVIFIFLIWVRICWFIVILGVHITYLIQNANFDINIENDNINISFNSKLYITLKVLEEIIKRHLNNQSPPNMSDLRKVTTSSPFLIGNVLDDLIRGGYILSSRDYSEKVFCIAKNIEDISLKEIYNFIANTGEEIYILQDGKITDNIEKIIIDRDYDRTLKSLGGESAEEN; encoded by the coding sequence ATGAAAAATTTATTTGAAAATTTTGGTTCAAAGAAGTTCAATACTAAAAATTTAAAATTGATGTTAAAAAGAGCATATGAAAAATATCAAAGTGCTAACTCTAGCTTTTGGGTAACATCTCTATCTTTTTATACAATTCTAGCAATAGTCCCAATGCTTGCCATTCTAGTTAGTTTAAGTAGTTGGTTTGGAGCAGAAGACTACATAATAAATCATATTAAAGATATAGCTCCCTTAAAAGGTGAAACATTGGAGTTGCTTACTGACTTTTCAAATAATTTATTAATGGATGCTAGAAGTGGAGTTTTAGCAGGGGTTGGTTTCTTATTTTTAGGTTGGACATTTATACAAATGTTTTCTCTTATTGAAGAATCTTTTAATGAAATTTGGCATATAAAGAAATCAAGAAGTTTAATAAGAAAAATTAGTGATTATATATCATTTTTTATTTTTTTACCATTATTATTTATTACTTTAAATGGACTTATATTATTTTTATTGTCAAAAATAAAGGAAATAGTATTTCTTTATTATATAGTAAAAAATATTTTTCCTTTGATAAGTATGACAATTTTCTTTATGGCACTTTATTTAGTTATGCCAAATACTATGGTAAAAGTTCTTCCTGCTTTTATAGCATCTATAATAGTGTCTATAGCCTTTTTGTTATTTCAATATATTTTTATTTTATTACAATTTTTGTTGATAGGTTATAATACAATATATGGTGGTTTTTCAGTAATATTTATATTTTTAATATGGGTAAGAATATGTTGGTTTATAGTAATTTTAGGAGTTCATATAACATATTTAATTCAAAATGCTAATTTTGATATAAATATAGAAAATGATAATATTAATATCAGTTTTAATTCTAAATTATATATAACACTAAAAGTTTTAGAAGAGATTATAAAAAGACACTTAAATAATCAATCTCCCCCTAATATGAGTGATTTAAGAAAAGTAACAACATCATCTCCTTTTTTGATTGGAAATGTATTAGATGATTTAATTAGAGGGGGTTATATACTTAGTAGTAGAGACTATTCTGAAAAAGTTTTTTGTATAGCTAAAAATATAGAAGATATTTCTTTAAAAGAAATATACAATTTTATTGCTAATACAGGAGAAGAAATCTATATATTACAAGATGGTAAAATTACTGATAATATAGAAAAAATTATAATAGATAGAGATTATGATAGAACATTAAAGAGTTTAGGAGGAGAAAGTGCAGAAGAAAATTAA
- a CDS encoding pyridoxal phosphate-dependent aminotransferase produces the protein MRISDRVKIMKYSAVRKLAPLATEAEKKGIKVYRLNIGQPNIETPELFFEGLRNIPDHVIRYADSRGISELLEQVIEVYGRDGHILKKEDIIVTEGGSEALTFAILAICNPDDEVLIPEPFYSNYKSFLDISGAKIIPIPTDIENDFALPKKEVIQKLISSKTKAILYSNPCNPTGKVYTEDEVKLLADLAIENDLFVIADEPYREFIYDDKDKHYSLLDIEKAKENTIIIDSVSKHYSACGARVGFLISKNKDFMTYIMKLCQARLAAPTVEQYAVASLMKAPKEYFKEIKEIYRRRRDIIVNSLNKIEGVTCSTPKGAIYAFAKLPVESSEDFCKWLLTDFVYDNSTVMLAPGEGFYETEGLGKNEVRFSFCVGENDIEKAMKVLEEALKVYKK, from the coding sequence ATGAGAATTTCAGATAGAGTAAAAATTATGAAATATTCAGCTGTTAGAAAATTAGCTCCTTTAGCTACTGAGGCAGAAAAAAAGGGAATAAAAGTTTATAGATTAAATATTGGACAACCTAATATAGAAACACCTGAATTATTTTTTGAAGGTTTAAGAAATATACCAGATCATGTTATAAGATATGCAGATTCTAGAGGAATTTCTGAATTATTAGAACAGGTTATTGAAGTTTATGGAAGAGATGGACATATTTTAAAAAAAGAAGATATAATTGTTACAGAAGGTGGAAGTGAGGCATTAACATTTGCAATACTTGCTATTTGTAATCCTGATGATGAAGTTTTAATTCCAGAACCTTTTTATTCAAATTATAAAAGTTTCTTAGATATTTCAGGAGCAAAAATTATTCCTATACCAACAGATATAGAAAATGATTTTGCTTTACCTAAAAAAGAAGTAATTCAAAAATTAATTAGTTCTAAGACAAAAGCTATTCTTTATTCTAACCCTTGTAATCCAACAGGAAAAGTATATACAGAAGATGAAGTTAAGTTACTAGCTGATTTAGCAATAGAAAATGACTTATTTGTTATTGCAGATGAACCATATAGGGAATTTATATATGATGATAAAGATAAACACTATTCTTTATTAGATATAGAAAAAGCTAAAGAAAATACTATTATCATAGATAGTGTTTCTAAACATTATAGTGCTTGTGGAGCAAGAGTTGGATTTTTAATATCAAAAAATAAAGATTTTATGACATATATAATGAAACTTTGTCAAGCTAGACTTGCTGCTCCAACTGTTGAACAATATGCAGTAGCTAGCTTAATGAAAGCTCCTAAGGAATATTTTAAAGAAATCAAAGAAATTTATAGAAGAAGAAGAGATATAATAGTAAATTCTTTAAATAAAATAGAAGGAGTGACTTGTTCAACACCAAAAGGTGCAATTTACGCTTTTGCAAAATTACCAGTAGAAAGTTCTGAAGATTTTTGTAAATGGCTTTTAACTGATTTTGTATATGATAATTCAACAGTTATGCTTGCACCTGGAGAAGGTTTTTATGAAACAGAAGGTTTAGGAAAAAATGAAGTAAGATTTTCTTTCTGTGTTGGAGAAAATGATATAGAAAAAGCAATGAAAGTTCTTGAAGAAGCATTAAAAGTTTATAAAAAGTAA